The DNA window ATGGctattcattaaaaaattttgctcatgcttcagtgccatgtttattaattattatccaTTTAGCTATCTAGGTTGAGAAATAAAGGAAACAAATAAATCTGTGACATagaaagatgaggaggagaaacaAATCAGTTTATAAACAAACGAATAAGAACATAATTCGTCCAATAACCTAAATTAATTCAAAGTTAATGACACAACAACATCATCATCCAGAAACTTATGTCATCAAAACAACAAGCAAGAATTTGTATTACTATTGAACTACATGAACCAATGAGAAATTTACAATCAAATCCAAAATAAGATTCACAATACTATTCAAGGGGTGAAAGCATTTTAAATTGTCAAAATAGCCAATGAGAAAATAAGCCATAGGACTTTCTAAAGTGAAATAACATACTGAATGATGGCCTGAAAGTCTGAAACAAATGTTTGCGAAAGAGTATTGCAAAATATCCATTGACAAACCTGGTAGCAATCCATTAACAACAGCACAGAATAAAAGAGCAGAACCAGAATATCAGAGGGAGCAGCAATCCATTGACAACAGAACAGAAGAACCACAGCTTCACAAACCTTTTCAGTAAGGTTCTTAAGCAGTGTTTAGTTGAAAAAATAAAGCCAATAACTCAAGCATAAGCcatattttgttataaaataatcaGAATTTTATGCATGTAAAGCCGTCTATACAATGACACTGCCACACTGGCCACTCATCAAAGTAAAAAAGGATGAGAATCAATGCTACAACAAAATCATATATGTAAACAAAACCAAAACTCCTTGGATAAATTTGAACTGTACCTACATGGCAATGGACTTCATCCAAAAAAAGAATACCAATTTGTAATTTTCACTCAAATTGTCACAAAACCAGAAAGAACTCACAAATACTCAGAAAATGACTGAGAAAAGAggcaaaattcaaatttttatacgTAACTGTGGAGATACTCAAGTCAGAGAAagatctcgcaaaagacacaaCCAAACcagaaaggaataaaaaagaGAGATAGAGCCACAAATAGTCACCCCCTTCAGGAGAACCAATGTGAACCAAGATATATCAGATGCATACCAGGCAGGCAAATATTAGAAGTATCAAGTAGCACTAGCAGCCTGTGCTTGTTTATCTTTCAAGCCAGTCCACCAGGGTTGGGGACTCAGCCTCAGGATGGTTTTCTAGAGGCAGCACATGTCAACGTCCGGGCTACGTGCTACCTGCAACTGCAGCCTTGCAATTCCTTACTGAACCAAAAAGTGCACggatttctttttgtttagttATATGGCGGCGACACTTACTCAATAGATCTCTGGCATCAGACTCTCTACCTTCTCTGAAGAACGATTCAAACACATGAACATAGGCGGAATGGGATTGAGGACTTTCCGTACTCCATGCCTTCAGGAACTTTACAGCATCATCCACGGTCCCAGATTTTGAAATGTATCGAATAATCGATTCAATGAATGGAGGGTACTTGTGTTTCCTCATCAAACACATAAGGTCAAGTGCCTCCTCTAATTTCTCAATTCCTAATAGGCCTTCAATCAGTTTCTTATATGTACCTTGCCATGGAGATGTAACAAAATTTCTAACTGTCTCTTCAAGAAAGTTGTATGCATCCTCTATTCTCTGTTGGCTAAGAAAACAGTCAACTAAAGCACCTAACACGGCAGCATCTGGACTGCATCCCTTTTCAAACATCTTGTCAGAACAAAGTAATGCCTTATCTATTTCATTGGCAGAACAATGCCCTCGGATCAAGATGGTCCAAGTCTTGATATCAGGGATGCATCCACAAGATTCCATCTCTTCGAGCACTTTACACGCTTCTTCTAACCTCCCCATCTTGCAAAGTCCAAAAACCATTTGACTAAATGTGACATTATCAGGCTCATATCCAGAATTTCTCATACTCCCAACAATAGTTTCAGCTTCATCAAATTTCCCAGCACCTGCCAAAGACCTATGGACTCCATCATAGATTGCCTTTGGGAGAGTATGCCGGTTCAactcatatttatttattattctgaATATTAAATCTAAATTTGGTGTATGACTATCTGAGATGTGCACTAAAAGGGAACTGCAGTCCTGATCCGATGGCTTGCATGATCCATCCATCATAAGCTCATAAAGCTCAACAGCATCCTCTATCATCCTATTCTTTTGAAGCTGCCTCGATATTTTTGTATATGTATCAACATCCAATTCATAACCTACACTCTTCATTTCCTCTATGACTTCCCAAAACTCATTAATTCTATTAGCCCTAGCAAGAGTTCTTGCAATTGCATTATAAGTCACTGCATTTTGCTCATAACCAGATTGCTCACCAACCCAACGAAAGAATCGGTACGCTTTCAAAGGACAACCTCTAAATTCTTTAACAACCCTCGCTACAAAATTATCAGACAGATGAATGTTAAGCTTCCCCAATTTCTCCATAACCTCAATACCCCATTCAGACGCTGTAATAATACCAACCACATTGTTGACAACACTCTCCCTTGCATTCTCCCGAATCATTTGTTTATAAAAGTGGGCAAGACCCTCACAATCACTCTTCAAATTATCCCTCTTAAAAGCAGCTAAAATTGGCAAATAAGTTTCAGTATCAAGAAAGAATCCATTTTTCTTCATGGCTACTAGAGTTATCCAAAATTGTTCCCTAGTTTCCTTCTTGGCCAAGATACTAACAACTAAACTATACACTGAGGAACTTGGTCTGAACCATTGTTTCTCGCTGACCCAGTTGAAAAAACACGAAGCTTTAATTGGGTTTTTATCCAAATTCTTCAAAACGTAAATAACAGTTTCATGGGTCAAGAAAAGGCAACACTTGTCTAACTCTAGCTCTAACCATTGGGACCAATCGCTCGTCAAAACAAGCTCCAATATGGAGCTTGGttttgaagaaaagaagaatctgTGATGAATGCTTGAAAAGCGGTGATTGCAAGAGTGATGATTCGAAAGGGAAGAAGGTGAAGGTGCAGTAGTAGTGTTGAGAGAAAAGTGAGTCACCTGGTTCAGAGCGAGTTGGAGTGACCGAGTTTCAATGTGTCGGGTGGCGAGAGACGAGTCGAGGAATCGGAGGGAACGGGTAATTGTCTTTAGACGATTCATCATCACTATAGACAGCGACGAAGCAAACGTTGGAACTCCCAGATCCGAATGGGATGAGGGAGGAGAAGGTATAGACCAAATCGAAATGGGCCTCTTCTTCTATTGGGTTTATTCCCATGCCCAACTTACTGGCCCAATTAATTCTCTACATTGTGCTGGTAGAcccaaatagaaaaataaaatctacaGGACAAATACTacgtaaaaaaattaagaaaaagctACATTTTGATAGATCTTTTTGTGTAGAACTTTGGAGGATGTTGGACGGTATATGTCTTTTGTGGAATACTAATATGAGtattaatgtttatatatggAGTGATAATATTAAGACTAATAttgaagataaaaaagataa is part of the Arachis duranensis cultivar V14167 chromosome 1, aradu.V14167.gnm2.J7QH, whole genome shotgun sequence genome and encodes:
- the LOC107493629 gene encoding pentatricopeptide repeat-containing protein At3g48250, chloroplastic-like isoform X2, which codes for MMNRLKTITRSLRFLDSSLATRHIETRSLQLALNQVTHFSLNTTTAPSPSSLSNHHSCNHRFSSIHHRFFFSSKPSSILELVLTSDWSQWLELELDKCCLFLTHETVIYVLKNLDKNPIKASCFFNWVSEKQWFRPSSSVYSLVVSILAKKETREQFWITLVAMKKNGFFLDTETYLPILAAFKRDNLKSDCEGLAHFYKQMIRENARESVVNNVVGIITASEWGIEVMEKLGKLNIHLSDNFVARVVKEFRGCPLKAYRFFRWVGEQSGYEQNAVTYNAIARTLARANRINEFWEVIEEMKSVGYELDVDTYTKISRQLQKNRMIEDAVELYELMMDGSCKPSDQDCSSLLVHISDSHTPNLDLIFRIINKYELNRHTLPKAIYDGVHRSLAGAGKFDEAETIVGSMRNSGYEPDNVTFSQMVFGLCKMGRLEEACKVLEEMESCGCIPDIKTWTILIRGHCSANEIDKALLCSDKMFEKGCSPDAAVLGALVDCFLSQQRIEDAYNFLEETVRNFVTSPWQGTYKKLIEGLLGIEKLEEALDLMCLMRKHKYPPFIESIIRYISKSGTVDDAVKFLKAWSTESPQSHSAYVHVFESFFREGRESDARDLLIAGST
- the LOC107493629 gene encoding pentatricopeptide repeat-containing protein At3g48250, chloroplastic-like isoform X1 — its product is MMNRLKTITRSLRFLDSSLATRHIETRSLQLALNQVTHFSLNTTTAPSPSSLSNHHSCNHRFSSIHHRFFFSSKPSSILELVLTSDWSQWLELELDKCCLFLTHETVIYVLKNLDKNPIKASCFFNWVSEKQWFRPSSSVYSLVVSILAKKETREQFWITLVAMKKNGFFLDTETYLPILAAFKRDNLKSDCEGLAHFYKQMIRENARESVVNNVVGIITASEWGIEVMEKLGKLNIHLSDNFVARVVKEFRGCPLKAYRFFRWVGEQSGYEQNAVTYNAIARTLARANRINEFWEVIEEMKSVGYELDVDTYTKISRQLQKNRMIEDAVELYELMMDGSCKPSDQDCSSLLVHISDSHTPNLDLIFRIINKYELNRHTLPKAIYDGVHRSLAGAGKFDEAETIVGSMRNSGYEPDNVTFSQMVFGLCKMGRLEEACKVLEEMESCGCIPDIKTWTILIRGHCSANEIDKALLCSDKMFEKGCSPDAAVLGALVDCFLSQQRIEDAYNFLEETVRNFVTSPWQGTYKKLIEGLLGIEKLEEALDLMCLMRKHKYPPFIESIIRYISKSGTVDDAVKFLKAWSTESPQSHSAYVHVFESFFREGRESDARDLLSKCRRHITKQKEIRALFGSVRNCKAAVAGST